In Paraburkholderia flava, one genomic interval encodes:
- a CDS encoding histone H1-like DNA-binding protein produces the protein MALAKKKPAVRAAAKKAPAKKAAAKKVAVKKVAVKKVAAKKVAVKKVAAKKAPAKKAAAKKVAVKKVAAKKVAAKKAPAKKAAAKKVVKKAAAKKAPAKKAAAKKVAKKAAKKAPAKKAAAKKAAPAKKAAAKKAAPAKKAAPAKKAAPAKKAVTKTAPVVAAAPAPASTVKTALNPAAAWPFPTGSRP, from the coding sequence ATGGCACTTGCCAAGAAAAAACCTGCTGTGAGAGCTGCTGCGAAGAAGGCACCGGCGAAGAAGGCTGCTGCGAAGAAAGTCGCAGTGAAGAAAGTCGCGGTGAAGAAGGTTGCAGCGAAGAAAGTCGCAGTGAAGAAGGTTGCTGCGAAGAAGGCGCCGGCGAAGAAGGCCGCAGCGAAGAAAGTCGCAGTGAAGAAGGTTGCTGCGAAGAAGGTCGCTGCCAAGAAGGCACCGGCGAAGAAGGCTGCAGCGAAGAAGGTCGTGAAGAAGGCTGCGGCCAAGAAAGCGCCTGCTAAAAAGGCTGCCGCCAAGAAGGTAGCGAAGAAGGCCGCGAAGAAGGCGCCTGCGAAAAAGGCTGCGGCCAAGAAGGCTGCCCCTGCGAAGAAGGCTGCCGCCAAGAAGGCTGCGCCCGCGAAGAAGGCCGCCCCTGCGAAGAAGGCTGCGCCCGCGAAGAAGGCTGTTACGAAGACTGCACCCGTTGTCGCTGCGGCTCCTGCCCCGGCTTCGACGGTGAAGACCGCGTTGAATCCGGCTGCTGCATGGCCGTTCCCGACCGGCAGCCGTCCGTAA
- a CDS encoding glycine zipper 2TM domain-containing protein, translating to MKTTSRLGRSVLAAIVVGTLALSGCAYNSSSADVYSASQAQREATVRMGTVDSVRAVKISSNNGQPSGLGAIGGGALGAVAGSALGGGRGSIVTGIIGGIAGAVAGNAVENGVAVHNGVEITVRLDNGDIRAITQSANGEIFQAGERVRLLSSGGVTRVTH from the coding sequence ATGAAAACTACGAGTCGCCTGGGTCGTTCTGTCCTGGCCGCAATCGTCGTCGGTACGCTCGCGTTGTCGGGCTGTGCCTACAACAGCAGTTCGGCCGACGTGTACTCCGCTTCGCAGGCGCAACGCGAAGCGACGGTCCGCATGGGTACCGTCGACAGCGTGCGCGCGGTGAAGATCAGTTCGAACAACGGCCAGCCGAGCGGACTCGGCGCGATCGGCGGCGGCGCACTCGGCGCAGTCGCCGGCAGCGCGCTCGGCGGTGGGCGTGGTTCGATCGTGACGGGCATCATCGGCGGTATCGCCGGCGCGGTGGCCGGTAACGCGGTCGAGAACGGCGTCGCGGTACACAACGGCGTCGAGATCACGGTGCGCCTCGACAATGGCGATATCCGCGCGATCACGCAAAGCGCCAACGGCGAGATCTTCCAGGCCGGCGAACGCGTCCGGTTGCTGTCGAGCGGCGGCGTTACGCGCGTCACGCACTAA
- a CDS encoding carbohydrate kinase family protein, which produces MATLICGSIAYDIIMKFEGRFREHILPDQVHILNVSFLVPTMRREFGGCAGNIGYALHLLGGDARIMGTLGAADAQAYIDRLDSLGLSKEYVRVLQDSYCAQAMISTDLENNQITAFHPGAMMQSHVNRVDEAKGIKLGIVAPDGFDGMVQHAEQFAATGVPFIFDPGQGLPLFDGATLRRMIELATYVAVNDYEAKLVSDKTGWSIEEIAGRVDALIVTLGEQGSQIHHSGRIEAIPAVTAQRVLDPTGCGDAFRGGLLYGIEQGLGWATTGRLASLMGALKIEQQGPQTYAPSRAEINERFKQAFGYDLQ; this is translated from the coding sequence TTGGCTACGCTGATTTGCGGCTCGATTGCCTACGACATCATCATGAAATTCGAAGGCCGGTTTCGGGAGCACATCCTGCCCGATCAGGTCCACATCCTGAACGTGAGCTTCCTCGTGCCGACGATGCGTCGCGAGTTCGGAGGCTGCGCGGGCAACATCGGCTATGCGCTGCATCTGCTCGGCGGCGACGCACGCATCATGGGTACGCTCGGCGCAGCCGATGCGCAGGCCTATATCGACCGGCTGGACAGCCTCGGGCTGTCGAAGGAATACGTCCGCGTACTGCAGGATTCGTATTGCGCGCAGGCAATGATCAGCACCGACCTCGAAAACAATCAGATCACGGCGTTCCATCCGGGCGCGATGATGCAGTCGCACGTGAATCGCGTCGATGAAGCAAAGGGCATCAAGCTCGGCATCGTCGCGCCGGACGGCTTCGACGGGATGGTCCAGCACGCGGAGCAATTCGCCGCGACCGGCGTGCCGTTCATCTTCGATCCGGGCCAGGGTTTGCCGCTCTTCGACGGGGCGACCCTGCGCCGCATGATTGAACTTGCCACGTATGTAGCTGTCAACGATTACGAAGCCAAACTCGTCAGCGACAAGACGGGCTGGTCTATCGAAGAAATTGCCGGCCGCGTCGATGCATTGATCGTCACGCTCGGCGAACAAGGGTCGCAGATTCACCACTCGGGGCGTATCGAAGCCATTCCGGCGGTCACCGCACAGCGCGTGCTCGACCCCACCGGTTGCGGCGATGCATTCCGCGGCGGTCTGCTGTACGGAATCGAGCAAGGGCTCGGCTGGGCCACCACCGGTCGCCTCGCCAGCCTGATGGGCGCACTCAAGATCGAGCAACAGGGCCCGCAGACCTACGCGCCTTCACGCGCGGAGATCAATGAACGGTTCAAGCAGGCGTTTGGTTACGACCTGCAGTAA
- the tpx gene encoding thiol peroxidase has product MSQVTLGGNPIEIAGTFPSVGQKAPAFSLTGKDLKPLALTDFAGKRKVLNIVPSLDTPTCATSTRKFNEAASKLSNTAVIVVSGDLPFAASRFCTTEGIENVVTASTFRSHDFAKAYGVDVASGPLTGLTARAVVVLDENDQVVHAELVSEIKNEPNYDAALAALK; this is encoded by the coding sequence ATGAGTCAAGTCACACTGGGTGGCAACCCGATCGAAATCGCCGGCACGTTCCCGTCCGTGGGTCAGAAGGCGCCCGCGTTCTCGCTCACCGGCAAGGACCTGAAGCCGCTGGCGCTCACCGATTTCGCCGGCAAGCGCAAGGTGCTCAACATCGTCCCGAGCCTCGACACGCCGACCTGCGCCACGTCGACGCGCAAGTTCAACGAAGCGGCAAGCAAGCTCTCGAACACGGCAGTGATCGTCGTCTCCGGCGATCTGCCGTTCGCCGCGTCGCGCTTCTGCACGACCGAAGGCATCGAGAACGTCGTGACGGCATCGACGTTCCGCAGCCATGATTTCGCGAAGGCATACGGCGTCGACGTCGCGAGCGGTCCGCTGACCGGTCTGACGGCGCGCGCCGTCGTCGTGCTCGACGAAAACGACCAGGTCGTTCACGCCGAGCTCGTCAGCGAAATCAAGAACGAGCCGAACTACGACGCTGCGCTCGCAGCGTTGAAGTAA
- a CDS encoding zinc-ribbon and DUF3426 domain-containing protein: MLLATRCPFCETVFRLQPAQLQLRRGLVRCGHCQEVFDGSTSLYETTEGGDFSTATPVSADLAAALTSGAAEAATPSAEPPSLEHSAAPDFRGDAWNPWAPAADAAAAQSEPPAPHTPSTQPPFAAPVPPAAASSESHAAAEPQSIAPDERDAPTWRSTTEPALADTLSSPLPPPPLDKEPHLEPHFSSHAGEPFADVPPTDGTDHFAVVRETRAPAPRRTGWRIFGILVALALLVLLLAQLAWWQRETVMVYWPQSRPLYEQACARIGCTVAPPRDIDGLQVEPSDLRQVDGPHRLELKMPLRNRFNVALAYPAIELTLLDAQNNVAVRRVLWPQDYVKPGTPVAAGLPARTTQTMIVRLDTGNAVASNFRVQIFYP; this comes from the coding sequence ATGCTCCTGGCAACGCGCTGTCCCTTTTGCGAAACCGTCTTCCGGCTTCAGCCGGCGCAGCTTCAGCTGCGTCGCGGTCTCGTGCGCTGCGGGCACTGCCAGGAAGTCTTCGATGGCTCGACCAGCCTGTACGAAACCACTGAGGGCGGCGATTTCTCGACGGCAACGCCGGTCTCCGCCGACCTCGCCGCAGCGCTGACTTCCGGCGCCGCCGAGGCTGCCACGCCGTCGGCAGAGCCGCCATCGCTCGAACATTCAGCCGCACCCGACTTCCGTGGCGACGCATGGAACCCGTGGGCGCCTGCCGCCGATGCCGCAGCCGCTCAATCCGAGCCACCCGCGCCGCACACTCCGTCCACGCAGCCGCCGTTCGCCGCTCCGGTTCCGCCGGCTGCCGCTTCATCGGAGTCACATGCGGCCGCCGAACCGCAATCCATCGCACCGGACGAGCGCGACGCGCCCACCTGGCGCAGCACCACCGAACCCGCGCTCGCCGACACGCTATCGTCGCCGCTGCCGCCGCCTCCGCTCGACAAGGAACCGCACCTCGAACCGCACTTCAGCAGCCACGCAGGCGAACCGTTTGCTGACGTGCCGCCCACCGACGGCACCGACCATTTCGCGGTGGTTCGCGAAACCCGCGCGCCGGCGCCACGCCGGACCGGCTGGAGGATCTTCGGCATACTCGTCGCACTCGCGCTGCTGGTGCTGCTGCTCGCACAGCTCGCGTGGTGGCAACGCGAAACGGTGATGGTGTACTGGCCGCAATCGCGGCCGCTGTATGAGCAGGCATGTGCGCGTATTGGCTGCACGGTGGCGCCGCCGCGCGACATCGACGGTCTACAGGTCGAGCCGTCCGATCTGCGTCAGGTCGACGGTCCGCACCGGCTAGAACTGAAGATGCCGCTGCGCAACCGCTTCAACGTCGCGCTCGCATATCCGGCGATCGAGCTCACGCTGCTCGACGCGCAGAACAATGTCGCGGTGCGTCGCGTGCTCTGGCCGCAGGACTATGTGAAGCCCGGCACGCCGGTTGCAGCCGGCCTGCCGGCGCGCACGACGCAGACGATGATCGTGCGTCTCGATACCGGCAACGCGGTGGCATCGAACTTCCGCGTGCAGATTTTTTATCCATGA
- the prmA gene encoding 50S ribosomal protein L11 methyltransferase gives MSYRELIVEMERERAEALSDALLELGALSVSVEDADADTPDEQPLFGEPGLIPERTAWQHSRVIALVAAEHDPAVLLAAAVNTLALPTVPAFTLREVEEQDWVRLTQSQFDPIPIGERIWVVPSWHDAPDPDALVLELDPGLAFGTGSHPTTRLCMEWLEQSVVAGQSVLDYGCGSGILAILAKKCGANPVIGIDIDPQAVESARSNSERNHADVTYGLPDACPAGEFDIVVANILSNPLKLMASMLASKVRPGGRIALSGVLARQADEVAAVYQQWIDIAVWREHEGWVCLTGTRRESH, from the coding sequence ATGAGCTACCGGGAACTGATCGTCGAGATGGAGCGCGAGCGCGCGGAGGCGTTGTCCGATGCGCTGCTGGAGCTCGGCGCGCTGTCGGTATCGGTCGAAGACGCCGATGCCGATACGCCCGACGAGCAACCGCTTTTCGGCGAGCCCGGTCTCATCCCCGAACGCACTGCATGGCAGCACTCGCGCGTGATCGCGCTGGTTGCAGCCGAGCATGACCCGGCGGTGTTGCTCGCGGCCGCGGTCAATACGCTCGCACTCCCGACGGTCCCTGCCTTCACGCTGCGCGAGGTCGAAGAGCAGGACTGGGTGCGGCTCACGCAGTCGCAGTTCGATCCGATTCCGATCGGCGAACGGATCTGGGTCGTGCCATCGTGGCACGACGCGCCGGACCCCGACGCCCTCGTTCTCGAACTCGATCCGGGCCTCGCGTTCGGCACCGGCAGCCATCCGACGACGCGCCTCTGCATGGAATGGCTCGAGCAATCGGTCGTCGCAGGGCAATCGGTGCTCGACTACGGCTGCGGCTCGGGCATTCTCGCGATCCTCGCGAAGAAGTGCGGCGCGAACCCGGTGATCGGCATCGACATCGATCCGCAGGCCGTTGAATCCGCGCGCAGCAACAGCGAGCGCAATCACGCCGACGTCACGTACGGTTTGCCCGACGCATGCCCGGCCGGCGAATTCGATATCGTCGTCGCGAACATCCTGTCGAATCCGTTGAAGCTGATGGCGTCGATGCTCGCATCGAAAGTCAGACCCGGCGGACGCATCGCGCTGTCGGGCGTACTTGCCCGGCAAGCGGACGAAGTGGCGGCCGTCTACCAGCAGTGGATCGACATCGCCGTCTGGCGCGAACACGAGGGCTGGGTATGCCTGACAGGAACCCGCCGCGAAAGCCATTAG
- the accC gene encoding acetyl-CoA carboxylase biotin carboxylase subunit, producing MFEKILIANRGEIALRIQRACRELGVKTVVVYSEADKEAKYVKLADEAVCIGPAPSNLSYLNMPALISAAEVTDAEAIHPGYGFLSENADFAERVEQSGFVFIGPRPDTIRMMGDKVSAKQTMIKTGVPCVPGSEGALPDDPKEIVKIARTVGYPVIIKAAGGGGGRGMRVVHTEAALVNAVNMTREEAGRAFGNPQVYMEKFLENPRHIEIQILSDSFKNAVWLGERDCSMQRRHQKVIEEAPAPGIARRLIERIGDRCADACKKMGYLGAGTFEFLYENGEFYFIEMNTRVQVEHPVTELITGVDIVQEQIRIAAGEKLAFRQRDIQFRGHAIECRINAEDPFKFIPSPGRLTSWHMPGGPGIRVDSHAYNGYFVPPNYDSMIGKLIAYGATRDQAIRRMRIALSEMVVEGIQTNIPLHRELMLDAKFVEGGTSIHYLENRLAAKQQAAPEEA from the coding sequence ATGTTTGAAAAAATCCTCATTGCCAATCGCGGCGAAATCGCGCTCCGTATCCAGCGCGCGTGTCGCGAGCTCGGCGTCAAGACGGTCGTCGTCTATTCCGAAGCCGACAAGGAAGCGAAATACGTAAAGCTCGCCGACGAAGCCGTCTGTATCGGACCGGCCCCGTCGAATCTGAGCTACCTGAACATGCCTGCGCTGATCAGCGCGGCAGAAGTCACGGACGCCGAAGCCATCCACCCGGGCTACGGCTTTCTGTCGGAAAACGCGGACTTCGCCGAGCGCGTCGAGCAGTCGGGCTTCGTGTTCATCGGCCCACGCCCCGATACGATCCGGATGATGGGCGACAAGGTGTCGGCCAAGCAGACGATGATCAAGACCGGTGTGCCCTGCGTGCCCGGCTCGGAAGGCGCGTTGCCCGACGATCCGAAGGAAATCGTGAAGATTGCACGCACGGTCGGCTACCCGGTGATCATCAAGGCAGCCGGCGGCGGCGGCGGACGCGGCATGCGCGTCGTGCACACCGAAGCAGCGCTCGTCAACGCGGTGAACATGACGCGTGAAGAAGCGGGCCGTGCGTTCGGCAATCCGCAGGTCTACATGGAGAAGTTCCTGGAGAACCCGCGGCACATCGAAATCCAGATCTTGTCGGACTCGTTCAAGAACGCCGTGTGGCTCGGCGAACGCGACTGCTCGATGCAGCGTCGTCACCAGAAGGTGATCGAGGAAGCGCCGGCGCCGGGCATCGCGCGTCGTCTGATCGAACGGATCGGCGATCGCTGCGCGGATGCGTGCAAGAAGATGGGTTATCTCGGCGCGGGCACGTTTGAGTTCCTGTACGAAAACGGCGAGTTCTACTTCATCGAGATGAACACGCGCGTGCAGGTCGAGCACCCGGTGACGGAGCTGATCACCGGCGTCGACATCGTGCAGGAACAGATCCGCATCGCGGCCGGCGAGAAACTCGCGTTCCGTCAGCGCGACATCCAGTTCCGCGGTCATGCAATCGAATGCCGGATCAACGCGGAAGATCCGTTCAAGTTCATTCCGTCGCCGGGACGTTTGACGTCGTGGCACATGCCGGGCGGCCCCGGCATCCGCGTCGATTCGCACGCGTACAACGGCTATTTCGTACCGCCGAACTACGACTCGATGATCGGCAAGCTGATCGCGTACGGCGCTACCCGCGACCAGGCGATCCGTCGCATGCGCATCGCGCTGTCGGAAATGGTCGTCGAAGGCATCCAGACGAACATCCCGTTGCATCGCGAATTGATGCTCGACGCGAAGTTCGTCGAGGGCGGCACGAGCATCCATTACCTCGAAAACCGTCTCGCCGCGAAGCAGCAGGCCGCACCGGAAGAAGCGTAA
- the accB gene encoding acetyl-CoA carboxylase biotin carboxyl carrier protein, giving the protein MDLRKLKTLIDLVSESGISELEVTEGEGKVRIVKNAAPVYVQQPAYAQQMSAPLPMMGGAEAPAAAAPAAPAPAAPQGHVVTSPMVGTFYRSPSPGADAFVQVGDTVKEGQTLCIIEAMKLLNEIESDASGVIKEILVENGQAVEYGQPLYVVG; this is encoded by the coding sequence ATGGATCTACGTAAACTGAAAACCCTGATCGACCTCGTCTCCGAGTCAGGCATCTCGGAACTCGAAGTCACCGAAGGCGAAGGCAAGGTGCGCATCGTCAAGAACGCAGCGCCGGTTTACGTACAGCAGCCCGCCTATGCCCAGCAGATGTCCGCCCCGCTCCCGATGATGGGCGGCGCCGAAGCACCGGCCGCAGCCGCACCCGCTGCGCCGGCCCCCGCTGCTCCGCAGGGTCACGTCGTGACGTCGCCGATGGTCGGCACGTTCTATCGTTCGCCGTCGCCGGGCGCCGATGCGTTCGTGCAAGTGGGCGATACGGTGAAGGAAGGCCAGACGCTGTGCATCATCGAAGCGATGAAGCTGCTGAACGAAATCGAATCCGATGCTTCTGGCGTCATCAAGGAAATCCTCGTCGAAAACGGGCAGGCGGTCGAATACGGCCAGCCGCTCTACGTGGTCGGCTAA
- the aroQ gene encoding type II 3-dehydroquinate dehydratase has product MTRLLALHGPNLNLLGTREPEVYGRVTLPQIDQALADRAADAGVELATFQSNHEGALVDRIQSARTEQTDFILINPAAYTHTSVAIRDALAGVAIPFVEIHLSNVHRRESFRHHSYLSDQAEGVICGLGWKGYLYALEFALDRLAAGTPRA; this is encoded by the coding sequence ATGACGCGACTGCTGGCACTGCACGGCCCTAACCTCAACCTTCTCGGCACCCGGGAACCCGAGGTTTATGGTCGCGTGACGCTGCCGCAGATCGATCAGGCGCTGGCCGACCGTGCCGCCGACGCCGGCGTGGAGCTCGCGACGTTCCAGAGCAATCACGAAGGCGCGCTCGTGGACCGCATCCAGTCGGCCCGTACCGAGCAGACCGATTTCATCCTGATCAATCCCGCCGCGTACACGCACACCAGCGTGGCGATCCGGGATGCGCTGGCGGGAGTCGCCATTCCGTTCGTCGAGATTCATCTGTCGAACGTGCATCGCCGGGAGTCGTTCCGGCATCACTCGTATCTGTCCGACCAGGCCGAAGGGGTCATTTGCGGTCTCGGCTGGAAGGGGTATCTGTACGCACTCGAATTTGCGCTCGACCGGCTCGCAGCCGGCACGCCGCGCGCCTGA
- a CDS encoding TlpA family protein disulfide reductase, with protein sequence MNSKRIFAFVAVAIVAVGGGAIAGHWLRGPEIEPVAAAAPAPDAQKSPVEQLWAAPVTSADGKAQSLSLFKGHPIVVNFWASWCGPCVEEMPTLAQLHRQYAKKGIQFIGLGVDSDKNVQAFLQKVRVDYPVYVIGFGGADLARTFGNQAGGLPFTVVIDAKGKIRSTKLGPIQPAELKQTLDAL encoded by the coding sequence ATGAACAGCAAGCGCATTTTCGCGTTCGTGGCCGTGGCGATCGTCGCGGTCGGTGGTGGAGCGATTGCCGGCCACTGGCTGCGCGGTCCCGAGATCGAACCGGTCGCGGCAGCCGCACCGGCTCCCGACGCTCAAAAGAGCCCCGTCGAGCAGTTGTGGGCCGCGCCGGTCACGAGTGCCGACGGTAAGGCTCAGTCGTTGAGCCTGTTCAAGGGGCACCCGATCGTCGTGAACTTCTGGGCGTCGTGGTGCGGACCATGCGTCGAAGAGATGCCGACGCTCGCGCAGTTGCACCGCCAGTACGCGAAGAAGGGCATCCAGTTCATCGGGCTGGGTGTCGATTCGGATAAAAACGTGCAGGCGTTCCTGCAGAAGGTGCGGGTTGACTACCCGGTGTACGTGATCGGCTTCGGCGGCGCCGACCTCGCGCGTACCTTCGGCAACCAGGCGGGCGGCCTGCCCTTTACCGTCGTGATCGACGCCAAAGGAAAGATCCGCTCGACAAAATTAGGCCCGATTCAGCCGGCCGAACTCAAACAGACGCTCGACGCGCTGTAG
- a CDS encoding UDP-N-acetylmuramate--alanine ligase, translated as MVRKSHFDPQRVREEIAIAAARMIAEDGLDYSTAKRKAARQVIGETRVAGEWLPDNDQIEEEIREYQSLFQGDSQPILLRRMRKIALEWMQRLAPFNPYLTGAVLGGTAGEHSDVHLQVFCDDAKEVAIYLLNANIQYDVSETRHFAGRGMIETLSFLWRSANEGRDAEPVGIHVALYDTDDLRGAVRADARGRQARANVQTVQALLDSGDAMPSTTN; from the coding sequence ATGGTTCGCAAATCACATTTCGATCCCCAACGCGTGCGCGAGGAAATCGCCATCGCGGCGGCGAGGATGATCGCCGAGGACGGCCTGGACTATTCGACGGCCAAGCGCAAAGCTGCCCGCCAGGTTATCGGCGAAACACGCGTTGCTGGCGAATGGCTGCCCGATAACGACCAGATCGAGGAAGAAATCCGCGAGTATCAATCGCTCTTCCAGGGCGACAGCCAGCCGATCCTGTTGCGCCGCATGCGCAAGATCGCACTGGAATGGATGCAGCGGCTCGCACCGTTCAATCCATACCTGACCGGTGCGGTACTCGGCGGTACCGCAGGCGAACATTCCGACGTGCATCTGCAGGTTTTCTGCGACGACGCGAAAGAAGTCGCCATTTACCTGCTCAATGCGAACATTCAGTACGACGTTTCGGAGACGCGCCATTTCGCGGGCCGCGGCATGATCGAGACACTGAGCTTCCTGTGGCGCTCGGCAAACGAAGGCCGCGACGCCGAGCCGGTGGGTATTCACGTCGCGCTTTACGACACCGACGATCTGCGCGGCGCGGTGCGGGCCGACGCTCGCGGCCGCCAGGCGCGCGCCAATGTGCAGACCGTCCAGGCGCTGCTCGACAGCGGCGATGCGATGCCCTCCACTACTAACTAG
- the mpl gene encoding UDP-N-acetylmuramate:L-alanyl-gamma-D-glutamyl-meso-diaminopimelate ligase has product MHIHILGICGTFMGGLAVLARGAGHTVTGCDAGVYPPMSTQLEAQDIRLIEGYGAEQVDLNPDLFVIGNVVTRGNPLMEAILDRGLPYTSGPQWLGEHVLNGKWVLAVAGTHGKTTTSSMLTWLLEDAGLNPGFLIGGVPLNFGVSARLTDSSFFVIEADEYDTAFFDKRSKFVHYRPRTAILNNLEFDHADIFADLTAIETQFHHLVRTIPGIGRIVTNGRTDALERVLTRGCWSEVERFGVDGGWQALPAEEGVPVDERFAVYHNGLPAGTVEWQVQGEHNRLNALAAIAAARHVGVPPAQAAQSLATFRNVKRRMEVRGSVDGVTVYDDFAHHPTAIETTIAGLRARIGRERSRILAVLEPRSNTMKLGVMKAQLPASLTDADLVFGYGAPAGRDSLGWNLAEALAPLGSKAHAFDNLDALVKAVAAAAQPGDQVLVMSNGGFGGVHQKLLDALSRRDEARGTA; this is encoded by the coding sequence ATGCACATCCACATCCTCGGTATCTGCGGCACGTTCATGGGCGGTCTCGCGGTGCTCGCACGCGGCGCGGGTCACACCGTGACCGGCTGCGACGCCGGCGTCTATCCGCCGATGAGCACGCAGCTCGAGGCGCAAGACATCCGTCTCATTGAGGGTTACGGCGCGGAGCAGGTCGATCTGAACCCCGATCTGTTCGTGATCGGCAATGTCGTCACGCGCGGCAATCCGCTGATGGAGGCGATTCTCGATCGCGGCCTGCCGTACACGTCGGGCCCGCAATGGCTCGGCGAGCATGTGCTGAACGGCAAATGGGTGCTGGCGGTGGCCGGCACGCACGGCAAGACGACGACGTCGTCGATGCTGACCTGGCTGCTCGAAGACGCGGGGCTGAACCCGGGCTTCCTGATCGGCGGGGTGCCGCTCAATTTCGGCGTATCGGCGCGGCTCACCGATTCGAGCTTCTTCGTGATCGAAGCGGACGAGTACGACACCGCGTTCTTCGACAAGCGTTCGAAGTTCGTCCACTACCGTCCGCGCACCGCGATCCTGAACAACCTCGAATTCGATCACGCCGACATCTTCGCGGATCTGACTGCGATCGAAACGCAATTCCATCACCTCGTGCGGACCATTCCGGGCATCGGACGAATCGTCACGAACGGTCGCACCGATGCGCTCGAGCGTGTACTGACGCGCGGCTGCTGGAGCGAGGTCGAGCGGTTTGGCGTCGACGGCGGCTGGCAGGCGTTGCCCGCCGAAGAGGGCGTGCCCGTCGACGAACGCTTCGCCGTTTATCACAACGGTTTGCCCGCAGGAACAGTCGAGTGGCAGGTGCAAGGCGAACACAACCGGCTCAACGCACTCGCCGCGATCGCTGCTGCGCGCCACGTCGGCGTGCCGCCCGCGCAGGCCGCGCAGTCGCTGGCGACGTTCCGCAACGTGAAGCGTCGGATGGAAGTGCGCGGCAGCGTCGATGGCGTGACCGTGTACGACGATTTCGCGCACCATCCCACGGCGATCGAAACGACGATCGCCGGGCTGCGCGCCCGCATCGGCCGCGAACGCTCGCGCATTCTCGCGGTGCTCGAACCGCGCTCGAACACGATGAAGCTCGGCGTGATGAAAGCTCAGTTGCCGGCGAGCCTCACCGACGCCGATCTCGTATTCGGCTACGGCGCACCGGCCGGTCGCGACTCGCTTGGCTGGAATCTCGCCGAAGCGCTCGCGCCGCTCGGCAGCAAGGCACACGCGTTCGACAATCTCGATGCACTGGTGAAGGCCGTCGCGGCCGCCGCACAACCGGGCGATCAGGTGCTGGTGATGAGCAACGGCGGTTTCGGCGGCGTGCATCAGAAGCTGCTCGATGCGTTGTCCCGTAGAGATGAAGCGCGAGGCACCGCGTGA
- a CDS encoding YqiA/YcfP family alpha/beta fold hydrolase, translated as MILYLHGFRSSPQSFKARVLAERLAELGRDDEWCCPMLPVSPLETIALAESLVAAAPSQRVTVIGSSLGGYFATHLAEKHGWPAVLLNPAVVPQRDLSAYLGEQPLWHGGGSIVVEPRHLDELRALDVASITQPDRYYLFAATGDEVLDYREMLARYPGARTRLIEGSDHAISEFPQYVDDVLAFCDATHVAPPAPKKVA; from the coding sequence GTGATCCTCTATCTGCACGGCTTCCGCTCGTCGCCGCAATCGTTCAAGGCACGCGTGCTCGCTGAGCGTCTCGCCGAACTCGGTCGCGACGACGAATGGTGCTGCCCGATGCTGCCGGTCTCGCCGCTCGAGACGATCGCGCTCGCCGAGTCGCTCGTCGCGGCTGCGCCGTCGCAGCGCGTCACCGTGATCGGCAGTTCGCTCGGCGGCTATTTCGCGACCCATCTGGCCGAGAAGCATGGCTGGCCGGCCGTACTGCTGAATCCTGCCGTGGTGCCGCAGCGTGACCTCAGCGCGTATCTCGGCGAGCAGCCGTTGTGGCATGGCGGCGGTAGCATCGTCGTCGAGCCGCGCCATCTGGATGAACTGCGCGCGCTCGATGTCGCGTCGATTACGCAGCCCGACCGCTATTATCTGTTTGCCGCCACCGGCGACGAAGTGCTCGACTACCGCGAAATGCTCGCGCGTTATCCGGGCGCGCGGACCCGGCTCATCGAAGGCAGCGATCACGCGATCAGCGAGTTTCCGCAGTACGTCGACGACGTGCTTGCATTCTGCGACGCGACTCACGTCGCGCCGCCCGCGCCGAAAAAAGTGGCCTGA